In Trueperaceae bacterium, a genomic segment contains:
- the moaA gene encoding GTP 3',8-cyclase MoaA produces the protein MAAQRLSDSFGRVIKDLRISVTPRCNLRCDYCNPLGSEQCEPPGGLSVRDVANLIDAAVSLGLGAVRFTGGEPLLRRDLPDMIRHAKRVAKVPDVAITTNGTLLARRLPELIDAGLDRVNVSLDALDPQVFRSVTGGSIVPVLAGIEAAFEAGLTPLKINAVVIRGTNEEEVVGLAGLTRERPLEVRFIEYMHLNNAPAGEYHDQFVAGAETRARIERAHGALAPVPTDPSAPARRFRVPGWSGTLGFINAVSEPFCEGCSRMRMTSDARLRPCLMHDWELGARSALDDAEPVEALRRALRTAAWNKVFSGMREGTRDRTMVAIGG, from the coding sequence GTGGCCGCGCAGAGGCTGAGCGACAGCTTCGGGCGCGTCATCAAGGACCTGCGCATCAGCGTCACGCCGCGCTGCAACCTGCGCTGCGACTACTGCAACCCGCTGGGGAGCGAGCAGTGCGAACCGCCGGGCGGTCTGAGCGTGCGCGACGTGGCCAACCTGATTGACGCGGCCGTGAGCCTCGGCCTTGGCGCGGTGCGGTTCACGGGTGGCGAGCCGCTCCTCAGGCGCGACCTGCCAGACATGATCCGGCACGCCAAGCGGGTCGCCAAGGTGCCCGACGTCGCCATCACGACCAACGGCACCCTGCTCGCCCGGCGCCTGCCAGAGCTGATCGACGCCGGGCTCGACCGCGTGAACGTCTCCCTCGACGCCCTCGACCCCCAGGTGTTCCGCTCCGTGACGGGCGGCAGCATCGTGCCCGTCCTGGCCGGCATCGAGGCGGCGTTCGAGGCGGGGCTGACGCCCCTGAAGATCAACGCGGTCGTGATACGCGGCACGAACGAGGAGGAGGTCGTGGGCCTCGCGGGGCTCACGCGGGAGCGGCCGCTCGAGGTGCGGTTCATCGAGTACATGCACCTCAACAACGCCCCGGCCGGCGAGTACCACGATCAGTTCGTGGCCGGCGCCGAGACCCGCGCGCGGATCGAGCGGGCCCACGGCGCCCTCGCACCGGTGCCGACCGACCCGAGCGCGCCGGCCCGGCGGTTCCGCGTGCCGGGTTGGTCGGGGACCCTCGGGTTCATCAACGCCGTCTCGGAGCCGTTCTGCGAGGGCTGCAGCCGCATGCGGATGACGAGCGACGCGCGCCTGCGGCCGTGCCTCATGCACGACTGGGAGCTCGGCGCGAGGAGCGCCCTCGACGACGCGGAACCCGTCGAGGCTCTCAGGCGGGCGCTGCGGACGGCGGCGTGGAACAAGGTGTTCTCCGGCATGCGGGAGGGGACCCGCGACCGGACCATG